In the genome of Spirochaetia bacterium, one region contains:
- a CDS encoding ABC transporter ATP-binding protein, translating to MIELKGLTKRYEPEGKIAVDGLDLTVEDGMIFGFLGPNGAGKSTTIGMLVGSLKPTAGTVSIFGHDAGKDSLACKKLIGYVPDEPLFYEHMSGRRYIGFICDLFGIPAKERKEETARLAELFSLEEAIDTPISSYSHGMKQKLGVIAALIHHPRLLILDEPMVGLDPKSSYILKDVMRTFCKKGGTVFFSTHVMEVAQNLCTDIGIIDKGKLLFHGSFADLNQGKGGDLEQLFLQMTGESGLENKVEEALS from the coding sequence ATGATAGAACTCAAGGGATTGACCAAAAGATATGAGCCGGAAGGCAAGATTGCTGTTGATGGTTTGGACCTTACTGTTGAAGATGGTATGATCTTTGGTTTCCTTGGACCAAATGGTGCAGGCAAGAGTACAACGATAGGCATGCTGGTAGGCAGTCTGAAGCCGACAGCTGGAACTGTATCAATCTTTGGACATGACGCAGGCAAGGATAGCCTGGCTTGCAAGAAGCTCATCGGGTATGTACCTGATGAACCTCTGTTCTATGAACATATGAGCGGAAGACGCTATATTGGCTTTATTTGTGATCTTTTCGGCATTCCCGCAAAAGAACGTAAGGAAGAAACTGCACGTCTTGCCGAGCTTTTTAGCTTGGAAGAAGCAATTGATACACCGATTTCAAGCTATAGCCATGGCATGAAACAGAAACTTGGTGTCATAGCCGCTTTGATACATCATCCACGGCTGTTGATTTTGGATGAACCTATGGTCGGACTTGACCCAAAGTCTTCCTACATCCTGAAGGATGTAATGAGGACATTCTGCAAGAAAGGCGGAACCGTTTTCTTTTCGACGCATGTTATGGAAGTTGCACAGAACCTGTGTACGGATATCGGTATCATTGACAAGGGTAAGCTTCTTTTCCACGGTAGTTTTGCTGACTTGAACCAAGGCAAGGGCGGAGATCTGGAACAGTTGTTCCTTCAGATGACCGGCGAGTCCGGCTTGGAAAACAAAGTAGAGGAAGCCCTGTCATGA